The following coding sequences lie in one Panicum virgatum strain AP13 chromosome 6N, P.virgatum_v5, whole genome shotgun sequence genomic window:
- the LOC120677816 gene encoding DNA-directed RNA polymerases II, IV and V subunit 12: MDPQQPEPVSYLCGDCGAENTLKPGDVIQCRECGYRILYKKRTRRIVQYEAR; the protein is encoded by the exons ATGGATCCTCAGCAGCCGGAACCGGTCAGCTACCTCTGCGGAG aTTGTGGAGCCGAGAACACGCTGAAGCCGGGTGATGTGATCCAGTGCCGCGAGTGCGGCTACCGCATCCTCTACAAGAAGCGGACCCGCCGAA TTGTCCAATATGAAGCGCGCTGA
- the LOC120677819 gene encoding autophagy-related protein 8C, whose protein sequence is MARSSFKLEHPLERRQAEANRIREKYPDRIPVIVEKAERSDIPDIDKKKYLVPADLTVGQFVYVVRKRIKLSAEKAIFIFVKNTLPPTAALMSAIYEENKDEDGFLYMTYSGENTFGLF, encoded by the exons ATGGCGCGGAGCTCGTTCAAGCTGGAGCACCCGCTAG AGAGGAGGCAGGCTGAGGCCAACCGCATCAGGGAGAAGTACCCCGATAGAATCCCT GTCATTGTTGAGAAGGCTGAGAGAAGCGATATCCCAGACATTGACAAGAAAAA GTACCTTGTTCCTGCCGACCTCACAGTTGGACAGTTTGTCTATGTGGTACGGAAGCGGATCAAGCTCAGTGCCGAGAAGGCGATCTTCATCTTCGTAAAGAACACCCTCCCGCCAACAG CCGCTCTGATGTCCGCCATCTACGAGGAGAACAAGGATGAGGATGGCTTTCTCTACATGACCTACAGCGGCGAGAACACCTTCGGGCTGTTCTAA
- the LOC120677817 gene encoding lactoylglutathione lyase — translation MATGSEATKPAEAVLEWNKQDNKRMLHAVYRVGDLDRTIKYYTECFGMKLLRKRDVPDEKYTNAFLGFGPETTNFALELTYNYGVDKYDIGEGFGHFAIANEDVYKLAENIKSKGGKITREPGPVKGGSTVIAFAQDPDGYLFELIQRAETPEPLCQVMLRVGDLERSIKFYEKALGMKLLRKKDVPDYKYTIAMLGYADEDKTTVLELTYNYGRTEYSKGNAYAQVAIGTNDVYKSAEAVDLATKELGGKILRQPGPLPGINTKIASFVDPDGWKVVLVDHADFLKELQ, via the exons ATGGCAACTGGGAGCGAAGCCACAAAGCCAGCTGAGGCTGTGCTTGAATGGAACAAACAGGACAACAAGAGGATGCTTCATGCTGTTTACCGTGTTGGGGATTTGGACCGCACAATCAA GTACTACACGGAATGCTTTGGGATGAAGCTGCTGAGGAAAAGAGACGTTCCTGATGAGAAGTACACAAATGCCTTCCTTGGGTTTGGACCAGAGACCACCAACTTTGCGCTTGAATTGACATACA ACTATGGCGTCGACAAGTATGACATCGGAGAGGGCTTTGGGCATTTCGCTATCGCTAATGAGGAT GTGTACAAGTTGGCTGAGAATATTAAATCCAAGGGTGGCAAGATTACTCGTGAACCTGGTCCTGTCAAGGGAGGATCCACTGTTATTGCCTTTGCACAAGACCCTGATGGTTACCTGTTTGAGCTTATTCAGAGGGCCGAGACACCTGAGCCTCTTTGCCAAGTCATGCTTCGTGTTGGTGACCTTGAGCGTTCTATCAAGTTCTATGAGAAG GCCCTTGGGATGAAGCTCCTAAGAAAGAAGGATGTGCCTGATTATAAG TATACCATTGCCATGTTGGGCTACGCTGATGAGGACAAGACAACCGTTCTGGAGCTGACATACAACTATGGTCGCACAGAATATAGCAAGGGCAATGCATATGCTCAG GTTGCTATTGGAACCAATGATGTGTACAAGAGTGCCGAGGCTGTTGATCTTGCGACGAAAGAACTAGGTGGAAAGATTTTGCGGCAGCCAGGGCCGCTACCTGGGATCAACACAAAGATCGCCTCTTTTGTTGACCCAGATGGCTGGAAAGTG GTTCTGGTTGACCACGCCGACTTCCTCAAGGAACTCCAGTGA